The Populus alba chromosome 4, ASM523922v2, whole genome shotgun sequence genome contains a region encoding:
- the LOC118040475 gene encoding 26S proteasome non-ATPase regulatory subunit 4 homolog isoform X1: MVLEATMICVDNSEWMRNGDYSPSRFQAQADAVNLLCGAKTQSNPENTVGILTMAGKQVRVLTTLTSDLGKILSCMHGLEVGGEMNLSAGIQVAQLALKHRQNKNQQQRIIVFAGSPIQYDKKMLETIGKKLKKNNVSLDIVDFGEDKEGKPEKLEALFSAVNSNESSHIVHIPPGGVAISDALMSTPVFTGDGEGGSGFAVAAAAAGGGDFDFGVDPNLDPELALALRVSMEEERARQEAAAKRAADEAARQEKGEEPPSNSQDATMVDKAAEATNNASEPMDEVNALLQHAIALSMENSGSDPSVRDSEMAEATNEDQDLAVALQISIQETAKDSSSQSDMSKALEDQSFMSSVVASLPGVDPNDPSVKELLASLQGQSSEQSEQKKNEDNPPSDGK, translated from the exons ATGGTTCTCGAG GCGACTATGATATGTGTCGACAACTCAGAATGGATGCGAAACGGCGATTACTCTCCTTCTCGTTTTCAAGCTCAAGCTGATGCTGTTAATCTCTTATGCGGCGCTAAAACCCAA TCGAATCCAGAGAATACAGTGGGGATATTAACAATGGCAGGCAAACAAGTTCGGGTTTTGACTACTCTTACTAGTGATCTTGGCAAGATTTTGTCTTGCATGCACG GTCTAGAAGTGGGTGGTGAGATGAATCTATCAGCTGGAATTCAGGTTGCACAACTAGCTCTCAAGCATCgtcaaaacaaaaatcagcAGCAAAGAATAATAGTTTTCGCTGGAAG TCCTATCCAATATGATAAGAAGATGTTGGAGACCAtaggaaagaaattaaaaaagaacaatgtATCTCTAGATATTGTTGATTTTGGAGAAGACAAGGAGGGGAAGCCGGAGAAGTTGGAGGCCCTCTTTTCTGCTGTCAATAGCAATGAGAGTAGCCATATAGTTCACATTCCTCCTGGTGGAGTTGCTATTTCTGATGCTCTTATGAG TACACCTGTATTCACTGGAGATGGGGAAGGAGGGAGTGGCTTTGCTGTGGCGGCTGCAGCAGCTGGTGGTGGCGACTTTGATTTTGGCGTAGATCCTAATTTAGATCCGGAGCTGGCTCTTGCCCTTAGAGTTTCTATGGAAGAGGAAAGAGCTAGGCAAGAAGCTGCTGCAAAAAGGGCTGCTGATGAAGCTGCTAGAcaagaaaagggagaagaacCACCATCCAATTCACAGGATGCAACAATGGTTGACAAGGCTGCCGAAGCAACCAACAATGCTTCTGAACCAATG GATGAAGTGAATGCTCTACTTCAGCATGCAATTGCTCTATCAATGGAGAACTCTGGATCTGATCCCTCAGTTCGCGATTCTGAAATGGCTGAGGCAACCAATGAAGATCAGGATCTGGCAGTGG CTCTTCAGATCTCCATTCAGGAAACTGCAAAAGATTCATCAAGTCAGTCAGATATGAGCAAGGCCCTGGAGGATCAGTCTTTTATGTCATCTGTCGTTGCATCA CTTCCAGGAGTTGACCCTAACGATCCCTCAGTGAAGGAACTGCTAGCATCTTTGCAAGGCCAATCTTCTGAG CAGTCTGAACAGAAGAAGAATGAAGATAATCCACCAAGTGATGGCAAGTGA
- the LOC118040483 gene encoding actin-depolymerizing factor 5 produces MAMAFKMATTGMWVTDECKNSFHEMKWRKVHRYIVFKIDEKSRLVTVDKVGGPGEGYDDLAASLPDDDCRYAVFDFDFVTVDNCRKSKIFFIAWAPTASRIRAKMLYATSKDGLRRVLEGVHYELQATDPTEMGFDLIRDRAK; encoded by the exons ATGGCAATGGCTTTCAAGATG GCAACGACAGGCATGTGGGTGACTGATGAATGCAAGAACTCATTCCATGAAATGAAATGGAGAAAAGTTCATAGGTACATAGTGTTCAAGATTGATGAGAAGTCGAGATTGGTAACTGTGGACAAGGTCGGTGGCCCTGGTGAGGGCTATGATGATCTTGCTGCTTCATTGCCAGATGATGATTGCAGATATGCTGTGTTCGATTTCGATTTTGTCACCGTCGACAATTGCCGGAAGAGCAAGATCTTCTTCATCGCATG GGCTCCAACAGCTTCGAGAATCAGAGCAAAAATGCTTTATGCAACCTCCAAGGATGGATTGAGGAGAGTTCTTGAAGGCGTCCACTATGAACTCCAAGCAACCGACCCAACTGAGATGGGATTTGATTTGATAAGGGACCGAGCCAAGTAA
- the LOC118040475 gene encoding 26S proteasome non-ATPase regulatory subunit 4 homolog isoform X2, whose amino-acid sequence MVLEATMICVDNSEWMRNGDYSPSRFQAQADAVNLLCGAKTQSNPENTVGILTMAGKQVRVLTTLTSDLGKILSCMHGLEVGGEMNLSAGIQVAQLALKHRQNKNQQQRIIVFAGSPIQYDKKMLETIGKKLKKNNVSLDIVDFGEDKEGKPEKLEALFSAVNSNESSHIVHIPPGGVAISDALMSTPVFTGDGEGGSGFAVAAAAAGGGDFDFGVDPNLDPELALALRVSMEEERARQEAAAKRAADEAARQEKGEEPPSNSQDATMVDKAAEATNNASEPMDEVNALLQHAIALSMENSGSDPSVRDSEMAEATNEDQDLAVALQISIQETAKDSSSQSDMSKALEDQSFMSSVVASLPGVDPNDPSVKELLASLQGQSSESEQKKNEDNPPSDGK is encoded by the exons ATGGTTCTCGAG GCGACTATGATATGTGTCGACAACTCAGAATGGATGCGAAACGGCGATTACTCTCCTTCTCGTTTTCAAGCTCAAGCTGATGCTGTTAATCTCTTATGCGGCGCTAAAACCCAA TCGAATCCAGAGAATACAGTGGGGATATTAACAATGGCAGGCAAACAAGTTCGGGTTTTGACTACTCTTACTAGTGATCTTGGCAAGATTTTGTCTTGCATGCACG GTCTAGAAGTGGGTGGTGAGATGAATCTATCAGCTGGAATTCAGGTTGCACAACTAGCTCTCAAGCATCgtcaaaacaaaaatcagcAGCAAAGAATAATAGTTTTCGCTGGAAG TCCTATCCAATATGATAAGAAGATGTTGGAGACCAtaggaaagaaattaaaaaagaacaatgtATCTCTAGATATTGTTGATTTTGGAGAAGACAAGGAGGGGAAGCCGGAGAAGTTGGAGGCCCTCTTTTCTGCTGTCAATAGCAATGAGAGTAGCCATATAGTTCACATTCCTCCTGGTGGAGTTGCTATTTCTGATGCTCTTATGAG TACACCTGTATTCACTGGAGATGGGGAAGGAGGGAGTGGCTTTGCTGTGGCGGCTGCAGCAGCTGGTGGTGGCGACTTTGATTTTGGCGTAGATCCTAATTTAGATCCGGAGCTGGCTCTTGCCCTTAGAGTTTCTATGGAAGAGGAAAGAGCTAGGCAAGAAGCTGCTGCAAAAAGGGCTGCTGATGAAGCTGCTAGAcaagaaaagggagaagaacCACCATCCAATTCACAGGATGCAACAATGGTTGACAAGGCTGCCGAAGCAACCAACAATGCTTCTGAACCAATG GATGAAGTGAATGCTCTACTTCAGCATGCAATTGCTCTATCAATGGAGAACTCTGGATCTGATCCCTCAGTTCGCGATTCTGAAATGGCTGAGGCAACCAATGAAGATCAGGATCTGGCAGTGG CTCTTCAGATCTCCATTCAGGAAACTGCAAAAGATTCATCAAGTCAGTCAGATATGAGCAAGGCCCTGGAGGATCAGTCTTTTATGTCATCTGTCGTTGCATCA CTTCCAGGAGTTGACCCTAACGATCCCTCAGTGAAGGAACTGCTAGCATCTTTGCAAGGCCAATCTTCTGAG TCTGAACAGAAGAAGAATGAAGATAATCCACCAAGTGATGGCAAGTGA
- the LOC118040471 gene encoding uncharacterized protein encodes MGSAEEANKPTSPYDSSSPSQPLLFKPPSTEEPNQPDQPESDPTQYLQISYNYGPRPFKDLPFLILFVLVVLCTFGFGIFCVFHKNPNYSNLSSYKYDLNSTSCVKGSNFNGFYESRFDFYVLSSSGSGFLKSLIWTLVVTLILSVPICFLLLLLLKHYTKQIVYVSLPFFIVIPIFFNVYWFVACTVSSSCTDAFPLVYRILVFVFVFLIIGIIVWIFVANWHRIELTVKIIGVASDALSKNLGLFVVIPLLTLGLVAYYVPIVVFLVFVRLNGKIVPKESNGEYRCAWKQDSWVPAYYTLAILTMLWSLTVMVEAHVYVIGGTIAQWYFTGVDTKPRRSIRSSLRNAFGPSSGTVCLSGLLICVVRFVRAAVDSARQEDIPGMVNFVLRCCVKALLSAVDFLNKFTINFAAITGEAYCTSARMTYELLKRNLLSAVFVETVSTRLLAGIAFILSSIYAIVVCAILKGASNIGFYSYVVAVLAWALLILVLGSFVHVLDNVIETVYICYAIDRDRGEVYKPEVHEVYALLPSSRNHRAPMAPTAPLV; translated from the exons aTGGGTAGCGCAGAAGAAGCCAACAAACCTACTTCACCCTATGATTCCTCTTCGCCATCCCAACCTCTGCTCTTCAAACCTCCTTCAACTGAAGAGCCAAACCAACCTGACCAACCTGAATCTGACCCTACTCAGTACCTCCAGATCTCTTACAATTATGGTCCTAGACCGTTCAAGGACCTTCCTTTTCTAAtcctttttgttcttgttgttctaTGTACTTTTGGGTTTGGtatcttttgtgtttttcacaAGAATCCCAATTACTCTAATCTATCTTCATATAAATACGACTTGAATTCTACTTCTTGTGTAAAAGGTTCAAACTTTAATGGGTTTTATGAgtcaagatttgatttttatgttttgagttCATCAGGTTCAGGTTTTTTGAAGTCTTTGATATGGACCCTTGTAGTTACTTTGATTTTGAGTGTGCCCATTTGTTTTCTTCTGCTACTTTTGCTTAAACACTACACTAAACAAATTGTCTATGTGTCACTTCCTTTCTTTATTGTTATACCTATCTTCTTTAACGTGTACTGGTTTGTTGCTTGTACGGTTAGTTCTTCTTGTACTGATGCATTCCCTCTAGTCTATAGGATTTTGgtctttgtttttgtgttcTTGATTATTGGGATCATTGTGTGGATTTTTGTGGCTAATTGGCATAGAATTGAGTTAACAGTCAAGATAATTGGAGTTGCCTCTGATGCTTTGTCAAAGAATCTGGGTTTGTTTGTGGTGATCCCATTGTTAACACTTGGATTAGTGGCGTATTATGTGCCTATCGTGGTATTTTTAGTGTTTGTGAGATTGAATGGGAAAATTGTGCCTAAGGAATCAAATGGAGAATATAGGTGTGCTTGGAAGCAAGATAGTTGGGTGCCAGCGTACTACACATTGGCAATTCTTACAATGTTGTGGTCTTTGACTGTGATGGTTGAAGCTCATGTTTATGTCATAGGTGGAACTATTGCACAGTGGTACTTCACAGGGGTGGACACGAAACCTAGAAGGAGTATAAGAAGTTCTTTGAG AAATGCCTTTGGTCCTTCCTCTGGCACTGTATGTTTATCTGGATTGCTTATTTGTGTTGTTCGCTTTGTGCGTGCTGCGGTCGATAGTGCAAGACAGGAGGATATTCCTGGGATGGTGAACTTTGTCTTGCGGTGTTGTGTCAAAGCATTACTTTCAGCAGTAGATTTTCTTAATAAGTTCACAATCAACTTTGCAGCCATTACCGGTGAAGCCTACTGCACCTCTGCCAGGATGACATATGAGCTGTTAAAACGTAATCTGCTCTCTGCTGTTTTTGTTGAGACTGTTTCCACTCGTTTGTTGGCTGGAATCGCGTTCATACTTTCATCAATATATGCAATTGTG GTCTGTGCTATCCTGAAAGGTGCCAGCAATATTGGGTTTTATTCATATGTTGTAGCTGTTCTTGCATGGGCGCTACTGATTCTCGTGCTGGGTTCCTTCGTTCATGTTCTGGACAATGTGATCGAAACCGTTTACATATGCTATGCCATAGATAGGGACAGAGGAGAGGTTTACAAACCAGAGGTTCATGAGGTTTATGCTCTCCTACCTAGTAGTAGAAATCATAGAGCACCTATGGCTCCCACTGCTCCTCTTGTATGA